One region of Balaenoptera ricei isolate mBalRic1 chromosome 5, mBalRic1.hap2, whole genome shotgun sequence genomic DNA includes:
- the NPY5R gene encoding neuropeptide Y receptor type 5 isoform X2 — protein sequence MDSELKDYYNKTLAAENNTAATRNSDFPVWDDYKSSVDDLQYFLIGLYTFVSLLGFMGNLLILMALMRKRNQKTTVNFLIGNLAFSDILVVLFCSPFTLTSVLLDQWKFGRVMCHIMPFLQCVTVLVSTLILISIAIVRYHMIKHPVSNHLTANHGYFLIATVWTLGFAMCSPLPVFHSLVELQETFGSALLSSSVCRSISCGLSNQENQLEENEMINLTLHPSKKSGPQVRISSSRKWSYSFIRKHRRRYSKKTACVLPAPVRPPPENRSRRLPEHLGSGKSQPPSSRKFIPGVPTCFEVKPEENSDVHEMRVNCSIMRLKKRSRSVFYRLTILILVFAVSWMPLHLFHVVTDFNDSLISNRHFKLVYCICHLLGMTSCCLNPILYGFLNNGIKADLRSLIRCLHMS from the exons ATGGATTCAGAGCTCAAGGATTATTATAACAAGACACTCGCTGCAGAGAACAATACTGCTGCCACTCGGAATTCTGATTTCCCAGTCTGGGATGACTATAAAAGCAGTGTCGATGACTTGCAGTATTTTCTGATTGGACTCTATACATTTGTAAGTCTTCTTGGTTTTATGGGGAATCTACTTATTTTAATGGCTCTCATGAGGAAGCGAAATCAGAAGACAACGGTCAACTTCCTCATTGGGAATCTGGCCTTCTCCGATATCTTGGTTGTGCTGTTTTGCTCACCTTTCACACTGACCTCTGTCTTGCTGGATCAGTGGAAGTTTGGCAGAGTCATGTGTCACATTATGCCTTTCCTTCAATGTGTGACAGTTCTAGTTTCCACTTTAATTTTAATATCAATCGCCATCGTCAGGTATCATATGATAAAACATCCTGTGTCTAATCATTTAACAGCAAACCATGGCTATTTCCTGATCGCCACTGTCTGGACACTAGGCTTTGCAATGTGTTCTCCCCTCCCAGTGTTTCACAGCCTTGTGGAACTTCAGGAGACGTTTGGTTCAGCGTTGCTCAGCAGCAG TGTCTGCAGGAGCATAAGCTGTGGATTGTCCAACCAAGAAAACCAACTAGAAGAAAATGAGATGATCAACTTAACTCTCCATCCTTCCAAAAAGAGTGGGCCTCAGGTGAGGATCTCCAGCAGCCGGAAATGGAGCTATTCATTCATCAGAAAGCACAGAAGGAGGTACAGCAAGAAGACGGCATGCGTGCTGCCTGCACCAGTGAGACCTCCTCCAGAGAACCGCTCAAGAAGGCTTCCAGAACACTTGGGCTCTGGGAAAAGTCAGCCCCCTTCATCCCGTAAGTTTATACCAGGGGTCCCCACTTGCTTTGAGGTGAAACCGGAAGAAAACTCAGATGTTCATGAGATGAGAGTAAACTGTTCTatcatgagattaaaaaaaagatctcGAAGTGTGTTCTACAGACTGACCATCCTGATACTCGTGTTTGCAGTTAGCTGGATGCCTCTGCACCTTTTCCACGTGGTGACCGACTTTAACGACAGCCTGATTTCAAACAGGCACTTCAAGTTGGTGTATTGCATCTGTCACTTGCTAGGCATGACGTCCTGTTGTCTTAATCCAATCCTTTATGGATTTCTTAATAATGGGATCAAAGCCGACTTAAGGTCCCTTATACGCTGTCTTCATATGTCATAA
- the NPY5R gene encoding neuropeptide Y receptor type 5 isoform X1, whose protein sequence is MDSELKDYYNKTLAAENNTAATRNSDFPVWDDYKSSVDDLQYFLIGLYTFVSLLGFMGNLLILMALMRKRNQKTTVNFLIGNLAFSDILVVLFCSPFTLTSVLLDQWKFGRVMCHIMPFLQCVTVLVSTLILISIAIVRYHMIKHPVSNHLTANHGYFLIATVWTLGFAMCSPLPVFHSLVELQETFGSALLSSRYLCVESWPSDAYRIAFTISLLLVQYILPLVCLTVSHTSVCRSISCGLSNQENQLEENEMINLTLHPSKKSGPQVRISSSRKWSYSFIRKHRRRYSKKTACVLPAPVRPPPENRSRRLPEHLGSGKSQPPSSRKFIPGVPTCFEVKPEENSDVHEMRVNCSIMRLKKRSRSVFYRLTILILVFAVSWMPLHLFHVVTDFNDSLISNRHFKLVYCICHLLGMTSCCLNPILYGFLNNGIKADLRSLIRCLHMS, encoded by the coding sequence ATGGATTCAGAGCTCAAGGATTATTATAACAAGACACTCGCTGCAGAGAACAATACTGCTGCCACTCGGAATTCTGATTTCCCAGTCTGGGATGACTATAAAAGCAGTGTCGATGACTTGCAGTATTTTCTGATTGGACTCTATACATTTGTAAGTCTTCTTGGTTTTATGGGGAATCTACTTATTTTAATGGCTCTCATGAGGAAGCGAAATCAGAAGACAACGGTCAACTTCCTCATTGGGAATCTGGCCTTCTCCGATATCTTGGTTGTGCTGTTTTGCTCACCTTTCACACTGACCTCTGTCTTGCTGGATCAGTGGAAGTTTGGCAGAGTCATGTGTCACATTATGCCTTTCCTTCAATGTGTGACAGTTCTAGTTTCCACTTTAATTTTAATATCAATCGCCATCGTCAGGTATCATATGATAAAACATCCTGTGTCTAATCATTTAACAGCAAACCATGGCTATTTCCTGATCGCCACTGTCTGGACACTAGGCTTTGCAATGTGTTCTCCCCTCCCAGTGTTTCACAGCCTTGTGGAACTTCAGGAGACGTTTGGTTCAGCGTTGCTCAGCAGCAGGTATTTATGTGTCGAGTCATGGCCATCCGATGCATACCGAATTGCTTTCACTATCTCTTTATTGCTCGTTCAGTATATTCTGCCCTTAGTTTGTCTAACTGTAAGTCATACCAGTGTCTGCAGGAGCATAAGCTGTGGATTGTCCAACCAAGAAAACCAACTAGAAGAAAATGAGATGATCAACTTAACTCTCCATCCTTCCAAAAAGAGTGGGCCTCAGGTGAGGATCTCCAGCAGCCGGAAATGGAGCTATTCATTCATCAGAAAGCACAGAAGGAGGTACAGCAAGAAGACGGCATGCGTGCTGCCTGCACCAGTGAGACCTCCTCCAGAGAACCGCTCAAGAAGGCTTCCAGAACACTTGGGCTCTGGGAAAAGTCAGCCCCCTTCATCCCGTAAGTTTATACCAGGGGTCCCCACTTGCTTTGAGGTGAAACCGGAAGAAAACTCAGATGTTCATGAGATGAGAGTAAACTGTTCTatcatgagattaaaaaaaagatctcGAAGTGTGTTCTACAGACTGACCATCCTGATACTCGTGTTTGCAGTTAGCTGGATGCCTCTGCACCTTTTCCACGTGGTGACCGACTTTAACGACAGCCTGATTTCAAACAGGCACTTCAAGTTGGTGTATTGCATCTGTCACTTGCTAGGCATGACGTCCTGTTGTCTTAATCCAATCCTTTATGGATTTCTTAATAATGGGATCAAAGCCGACTTAAGGTCCCTTATACGCTGTCTTCATATGTCATAA